A single genomic interval of Rhea pennata isolate bPtePen1 chromosome 5, bPtePen1.pri, whole genome shotgun sequence harbors:
- the GAL gene encoding galanin peptides isoform X2: MQRATSFLFLSLILCATLSETLGLVLSAKEKRGWTLNSAGYLLGPHAVDNHRSFNDKHGFTGKREIQPDEDIKAGNLGRPLADENIVRTVIEFLTYLHLKEAGAFDNLPSPEEANQS; encoded by the exons ATGCAGAGGGCCACTagtttcctgtttctttctttaatccTTTGCGCCACCCTGTCGGAAACACTTGGACTGGTCTTGTCG gcaaaagaaaaaagaggctGGACTTTGAATAGTGCTGGTTACCTACTTGGACCAC atgcagTAGATAACCACAGATCATTTAATGACAAACATGGTTTCACTGGTAAACGTGAAATACAGCCTGATGAGGATATAAAAGCAG GTAATCTTGGAAGACCACTGGCTGATGAAAACATTGTGCGCACAGTAATCGAATTTCTGACTTACTTGCATCTTAAAG aGGCAGGAGCATTCGACAATCTACCTTCACCAGAGGAAGCGAACCAATCttga
- the GAL gene encoding galanin peptides isoform X1 has protein sequence MQRATSFLFLSLILCATLSETLGLVLSAKEKRGWTLNSAGYLLGPRRIDQLLLIKEMPMARGREEAPGEYAVDNHRSFNDKHGFTGKREIQPDEDIKAGNLGRPLADENIVRTVIEFLTYLHLKEAGAFDNLPSPEEANQS, from the exons ATGCAGAGGGCCACTagtttcctgtttctttctttaatccTTTGCGCCACCCTGTCGGAAACACTTGGACTGGTCTTGTCG gcaaaagaaaaaagaggctGGACTTTGAATAGTGCTGGTTACCTACTTGGACCAC GTCGTATTGATCAGCTTTTACTGATAAAGGAAATGCCCATGGcaagggggagagaagaggCGCCAGGGGAAT atgcagTAGATAACCACAGATCATTTAATGACAAACATGGTTTCACTGGTAAACGTGAAATACAGCCTGATGAGGATATAAAAGCAG GTAATCTTGGAAGACCACTGGCTGATGAAAACATTGTGCGCACAGTAATCGAATTTCTGACTTACTTGCATCTTAAAG aGGCAGGAGCATTCGACAATCTACCTTCACCAGAGGAAGCGAACCAATCttga